The following coding sequences lie in one Aricia agestis chromosome 10, ilAriAges1.1, whole genome shotgun sequence genomic window:
- the LOC121731380 gene encoding mpv17-like protein 2, which translates to MFFSRFLKLVQPLSKINNARRLQSSYNRSVNFFLRKNLLLTNCITSGLFMGLGDYIQQKIEAYPDTKKRDYDWYRTGRMLIVGGVLGPLHHYYYVYLDKIWPRADLRSVGIKILWDQLACSPLTILCFFYGMGYLEKHSTTEINDEVKEKFMYVYLGDWFFWPPVQFINFYYLPTHYRVLYINIATTAYDVFLSFMKHYDQHEKSITSKDVKSIE; encoded by the exons ATGTTTTTTTCAAGGTTTCTTAAATTGGTACAGCCACTgtccaaaattaataatgccAGAAGATTACAGTCAAGTTATAACCGTAGTGTTAATTTCTTCTTAAGGAAAAATCTACTCTTAACGAATTGCATAACTTCAGGTTTATTTATGGGTTTAGGAGATTATATTCAACAAAAAATAGAGGCATACCCTGACACAAAGAAAAGAGACTATGACTGGTATAGAACag gGCGCATGTTGATTGTTGGTGGAGTTTTAGGACCTcttcatcattattattacgTCTACTTGGATAAAATTTGGCCCAGAGCAGATTTGAGATCAGTGGGAATAAAAATACTTTGGGACCAGCTAGCATGTTCACCTCTCACTATTCTATGTTTCTTTTATGGTATGGGATATCTTGAGAAACATAGTACAACGGAAATTAACGATGAGGTCAAAGAAAAGTTTATGTATGTCTACCTg ggTGACTGGTTCTTTTGGCCACCTGTGcagtttataaatttttattacctGCCCACACACTACAGGGTGCTGTACATAAACATAGCTACAACTGCATATGATGTGTTTCTTTCATTCATGAAACATTACGACCAGCATGAAAAAAGTATTACATCAAAAGATGTTAAAAGTATTGAATAG